Genomic DNA from Chaetodon auriga isolate fChaAug3 chromosome 18, fChaAug3.hap1, whole genome shotgun sequence:
CTGGTGCTCCAGACTCAGGTTCACAGTCTTTGTGCTTCGTCTCAGCTTCTTTTCACAAATGTGTTCAGCAGGTTATACTTCAAGTCAGACAAGTGTATCAACCTTTTTGTGCTCTTTCAACATTTTGTTAGGTCTGATCAAGTCCCAGAATGCACCGGGCTCTCCCCTGAtgtctcctccccctcctccaacGCTTACCTCCACACCTCgctgtgctgctcctccaccaccacctcctcctcctccaccgcctcctcctccctgccctgACTCCTCCACTCAGACTTCTTCTGTGATAGAGCTGATCCGCCAGCGCAGGAAGGACGAGAAAGACCTCGATAAGGGGCAGCTCAAGCTCCAGAAAGTTAAAGGGATCCCATCCATGCTGGACGTTCTCAAGAACTTAAACCAAGTTAAATTGCGTTCAGTGCAGAGGTGAGCAGTCGGACAGATAAACTTTTTACAGTGATATTAATATCCAAAAACGATGCTTTGTGTCCTAATTTAGTGTCTGCTCCTGTCCattctttacatttttccatttaGTCTGTTACCCTTCTCAACACCTGCCCCTTCACAAAGCattttcccttctttcctttgcAGATCACCAGGGGGCACACCAGTCAGACGGAGACGCAGTAAGGGAGGTGCGGCGTTGCCCAGTGACCCAGCTGCTCTTATTGCTGAAGCACTAAAGAGAAAGTTCGCCCAGCATCGCCATAACACTTCCTCTGACAAAGAGAATTCACGAGAACTGTCCCCGTTCGGCAGTCCAGAAACCCCCAAGGTTTGTTTCCCGGAGACACACCCCTGACGCACACACCTCTGTTTACTCTGATATGTTCTTTAATTCCATGGGGTATTGTAAGAAAATGCAGATGGGTTTTGAAAATCATCCCATCATCATATGAACTTCTGTTTCTAGAAAGAACATGATCATTTGTGCAATGCAGCATCTCTTAAAGGGGCTGCAAGAGGCTCTATCTGATGTTGCTGTGTTGAAGTATTGCAACTGACCAGTCACATCTTTGTGATGTCATCGCTTTGAGACTCAGGGAAAAATACCGCAAAAATAGCCACATAGAAGAATTAACCCATGTGGACTTTGTCGCTTCTTGGTCAGTTGCAGTGACGGACCTGCAGCAGCATTAATTATGCAGTAAGAGATCCACTAATCTGACGCTTCTGTTCCAGGTTCCTGTCCATACCAGACGCAGTCAGGGCCGCCTCCACCTCTGAGCCGCCTGTTGAATAGTCATTTCTGACCCCAAAATGTCAATAGTCAGACACCAGTCACCATCCCAACTGCAGCTCCCACAGATGTGCCTCACAAACGGATTACTACTGCAGCTACTGAGtcgcatttcattttttatttttctttgttcttgcGTTCTTGTAAGAGTGTTTGTCTCACTATGAACAAAGTGCTTGTTTCTGTGAAGCGTCTCTTTGTAGAGAGACTTGAATGTGTAAGTTTGGGATTTTGGTACAGTTGTTTAGTTTCTGTCTTATGTTTCTCGTGTTATTCATACAGTGTGGATAATGTGTTTAAGCAGCTTGAAGCTGCCTGCCTTCATGTGTCTAAAGTCACTTTGTGAGGCCTTAATTCTTACCTCAGCTAAGTGAAATGAATGACAGTGGGTATTGAGATTCACACAGCTCTATTCTATGCAACTGCTGCTTGAAGTCGTTTGATTAAAGTGTTCAAGTGCACTGATCATTTTTAtgttcttgttttcatgttttctaatattttactATATGTCCAAATGCAGTTTTAGTtgatatttgtcatttttagatCAATTATGTCTCACTACTTGTGAGACATAATTGATCTTCAGTCTGCAATAAAGATTGCAACACATCCAGAATCATGCACGTCATCTTAATTCATAGTCAGCAGTTCAGTCCTGCAATTTCATAAAGCTGAGGGACTGAGAAGAAACgcattttaaaaagcacaacCAACATCAAAGCAGAAGTTGAAGTATCCTGAAATTTAGTCCAAAGCTTCCAAAACACCAGCTCCTACAATTCCCATCATGCAAGTAGACACTATGTTTCCTAGACCCTTATTTTTCCAGGTTTTGGAAAGCTCCCTCCCCGTGGAAAGCGGTGGAGTGACTCATGTTACTCTCATCTTAATCACAGCCTGAATGTCTGAGTACGacaaaaaaagttattttcagctttttcacCTGCGCAGAGCAGAGTCATCAGTGATCAGCTGGAGTCAAAGAGCCAAAATAATCACTTCAGGTCCCCTGAATTTAGCAATTACAAGCGTTGTGCAAATATCTAATAAACAGTTCATAACTGTGTTTTACTatattgtttttcattctctgtTTATATACCAGCATCCTCTTACATGGACCCACAGGGGGGGTTACATTGGATGAATACATTATTAAACACTTTACATCTTCTTCCTACATTATGCCTTGTTATAAAGCATTTATTTGATGATTATATGCTGCTTTTGAATGCTACATAAACAGATGAGGTTTTCACATTTGTGCTcagaaaaaacaatgacatttaaTTCTCTGTGCAGATGAATTCTCATGTCATGTCGTCACATTATCTCCAACAGGTGGTGCGATGAAGATCCTCTTGTTCCTAATAATAAACAGATTGAAACACGGTCAGTCGTGACAAACAGCCAAAAGACATACTGAGCCCTGCTCAGCATAACAGAATGACACCAGCACTAAACCACTGATCACTGTGTTAAAAAACGAACAAAACCCAAAGCACTAATTAATACCGCTTTGAAAGAACATTAAAATATCCAGTAACTGCTCATAGTCAAGTCATCTCAAGtcaattattttgttatcttgAGATAACGAAGCTGGTTTTTATGGTTTCACGAGGGTGTCTGCACAGGACTATTTCTTAGCAGCTTCGTAtttaagagacagacagactcctGGCAAGAATGTGAATAAGTAGACGAGTAAGTAATCATCATTAGTTCATCGGTAGCCAGCAGCCTGAGATAGAACGGAAATATCTTACCAGAATGACGACTTTTCTTGCACCTGCTCATCTAGTCTACTTCCATTGGGGTCTCCTCCTCAGTGGTGGAGACAGATGGTGCCACATTGCTGCTGGAGAACACAGTATCTCTGATAAGTCATTCGTGAACTAATAGGCGGTGGTATTCAGGTcctgtacttcagtaaaatgatcaataccacactgtgaaaatactatACTATATACTGATGTTTTCAGATTAATGTTATcgctgcattaatgtgtatgttgcattttactgtgtACTAAAAAGCTTCTGCAACCACTCTTCAGAGGACAATAACACACACTTTCCCTCTTAAACAGTCATTTTCACCTGGCCAGGGACTGGCTGGCAGTCGATTCCCACTCCATGGCAGTGTCTTGTTCTTCCTGATTAGGGGATGCGTTTGGTTTAACAGAACTGCAACAGAGACAATATTTAGACAATAGTAAGTAACATGTCCATGCATTAAGTGTCATGAACATGACAATAAGACTCTATTCACCTGCGAGGGTCATCCCCAGAGGCAGTCTTCTGATTGGCACCCTGGCCATGTAAGGAGCAAAAGCACACCATGAAAGCCatataaatattatatttaataATATTACATTACTAAAGACCATATTTGAATTTGTTCTTTTAACTAGCCTGTAGAAGACTCACCTGGTGTGAAAAGGTAAATTTATTCCCACCTTGGATTGGACCACTACACTGGACAGAAAGCTGCAATATCATAAAAAGTGTGAGATGatagtaaatggactgtatttgtagtgcacttttctagtctgactAACTTGTGGAAAACTCACCTTGAATGAAAAGGTAGATTCATTCACACACTTGATGGCACCAGAAATCTGCAACATCATAAAAAGTGTGAGACGAcagtaaatggactgtatttgtagtGCAtttttctagtctgatgacaACTCAAAGCACTTCTACAAGTCTGCATTCATCCCTTCCTAAACACATTCCTATGGCAGCTAAGCTACCTGCTCTTTACAAGCGTCACCCATTcaaacacactaacacaccACTAGCACAGCAACGACACGTGGACTGCCGAAGCCCAGGGATCGTATCACCAAAGTGGACAGTCGCTTTACATCCTGAGCCATAGCTGCCCCAGTGTACAGTGCATCACATATTTGCCATATTACAATACCAAACTTCTCCAGTGTAACGAAAAAGACGGTAAATGAATGTGAAACTAAACAAACTAGCTGTGCTAATGTGATGGAACACGTTCACTGTATCCATGCAAGATGCCAATTCATGGAAGATTACAGGAACAGGAACCTCCCCAGCTGCCGACAGCGTTGAATCAGAAACTGTATGCTATCATACTTTATACTCTACACTTGCACATGTTTGTTAATTTCTGGTTAAAATCTACAAaccatgtgtgtttctgagtgaaCTGACATGTTCTTTTCTACAGTACGTGATTACGTTGTTGTCCTGCATAGTTAAAAAATAAGGAGAAAACAAtcaaggagaaaagaaaaccaaaatcaaACTACCTCCAAACATAAACATTGTATaagaacacattttaatttcagatttttaatcTACACTTCAAACTAACTCACTTCTTGAGAGGAGATGGGGAACGTCTTGTCTTCTTGGACGATTACACCAGGACGTCCATAAGCATTGTCCACACACTCAATGGAAAGCTGCAATACCATCAAAAATATactttgaaagtgaaatgtgtcaCATAGTGTCCTTATTGATACCAAACTGTGTCCCTTTAACAGCAGATCATTTAAATTAATGTCAAATGCCTCAGCATGCTAGCAGTGCTAATTCTTCAGAAGAACAGACTTGACTCTCATTGGTTCACTGACTTAACCcacatccaaacacaaacagcagcttctcaAACTGACGCACTTACATGAACTTTACCAAATACTTGTGCAGGTATGTTCATTTCAGCCTAAAATGTTTAAACTTATGCGGGCTGCTTTTTCATCGAGGGACGCCATTCTGTTTTAGCGCCTAAACCTCTGGTATGTTGCACCAACGGGGTGGAGTCAGATCAGCGTTACGCATTGTGTGCAATGGTTTATCAGTGTACGGTAATgttgaaaacatcaaaatgataTTTAAAGAATTTCACAAAGCTCTTTGCTTGGCCGAGGTTATTTCTGATCAAGGGTAACAACATCCTCATGCTAGCCACCCGATACAAGAATACACATTCACCATttttattataattataatCTGCcaataataaaacatacaaCGAGAAAACATAtagaaaatctaaaataaaatataaagaatGATGCTATCATAAAGCAGTTACCTACAGGACATACGTTTCTAAATGGCATGTCACTTACTTTGATGGCTGAGGGCTGTAGATGCCTGCAATCAtcttgttcctcctcctccccctcctcctcctcctgactgtaggaaatacaacagaaaactTTAGAATGACTTAAATCAACGGTCCCCAACCACCGGGCCGCGGACCGGTACCAGTCCGTGGGCCATTTGGTACTGGGCCGcacagagtctgaaagaagttttattttgaagatcaggtgcatccgcctgtgcctccGTGCACCTGTCAAACCGCTCGTCTCGATCATGCGATAAGGTAGAAAAAGTAAGCCCACAAGCTAgcaaaaatgaggaaaaaaacaaacgtctttggagagcttcttcggaaaggggaaaaggccaaatgatgagacagaagaagaagagcctacaacttccaagagaaagaaagctgcatttaagagacaatatcagcagtcctacttaaaatacgggtttatcgcttcagaTAATTCTCAAACAACAAGCCcgctctgcgtaatatgtggcgacaggctcgcaaatgaggcaatgaagcctcCTCATTGAAGAGACACaagcgcagggctcccactaattacaactaCTACATTCAGGGTAACTGTGAATTGTATTTTTagtcatctgtttttatttgtttctatgcCGGTCCAGCAAAATATTGCTCTACATGAAACCAGCCTGTGgcgcaaaaaaggttggggaccGCAGATTTAAATGACTGGTATTGAAATCATTATATCTAGTAATATGCAGCCTTATGAAAAAGTAAACAGCATGGACCAACTGTTCAATAAGAAATACAAGCCCGAATAAAAGCATCAAATGAACTGTTATGAATGAAATGGGACAAAAatagaagaaataaataaaattagaGTCATGAAAATATACCACTTGTTTCGATCGTCTTACATCACATTTATGTATTTCTTATTGTCTTTATGTCTCATATAAATGCTTTGAATTGCCTCAATGTGCAAACAAATTGGCGTCTCCTAACCTGGAAGGGCCTTGTCCATCATCCAAAGCAGTCCACTCGGCATCCTGGCCATGCAAtgaggaacaaaacaaaacatcacgCGTGACATAAAAATGTATTACTTGAGGTATGGTATGGTATAAACCTTACTTGTTGTGAAGAAATGGGGAATGTTGAGTCATCATAGACAACGACACCAGGGCACCTCAGCATTTTCCACTCGGTGGAAAGCTACAATATCATCATCAAATGTATTATGATAATGACTTCCCGAACTGCTGCACTTTCACTTACATGTACTTTACGAAATACTTGTACAAGTGTACTCATTTCAGCCTAAAATGTTTAAACTTACGCAGGGGTCTGTGTCATCGAAGGACGCCATTTTCTGTTTAGCGCCTAAACCTCTGGTACGTCAGGGTGGAGTCAGATCGGCGTCACGCATTGTGTGCAGTATTTTACGGTAACGTTGAAAACGTCACAGTGATGTTTAAACAGTTTCACGAAGCCCTTTGCTTGGCCGAGGTTATTTCTGATACCTGTTTTTCATTTAGGTCGgattttttaagtttttgttaAAAAGGAAGAatctctttcatttctcacacagatgaagacaaagtaatactcacaatgaaaaaaataaaagtacctCTCTCCTGCCATGAGTGACTTTTTACAGCAACACTCTCCCAAAATGTCACTAATTCTACTTTGACTTCTTATTGAAGTTTTCTAACAGCGTGCAGGAGTTGGACCTTTGTGAGGTCTAATTAGCCCCACACATACATCACATCACCATGTAGGACAGCATACAACATACTTCTTAGTCTATAAATGACTTTTGACAAAACATATCATACCTCTTCTCCTGAGATCCTTGTACAGAACCATAATTAgactttccctcctcctcctttccctccttgtCCACTGTGCACTGAGTGCCTGAGCCTGATTCATACTGTATAACCTTGTTCACTCCCAAAGCAGTGGAGTTATAATTGTGGGAGTGGGACGTTGTGTCTATACTTGCACAAATACTTCTGCATTTTCTACCAGAATCAGCAGTTCAGTCTGTTTCACTTCTCAAAGAAAACCAATCCttgcacaaaacagaaaactagGCAACTAAAACTACTTCATGCCTTCATGGAAATCCACAGTGTGCAGGAGACATGGAGTCCCATTGAAGGATTCTGTGTTGAAGTCACCCTCTGTGTTCACTCTGACCTTTGACAAACCTTTGGGGAACCGTTTGCTTAAACGTTTCAAAGCTAGTGAACTCCAATGTAACTCTCCCCTGTCCTGATTTGGTTCAAACTGCTAAAACagtgtctgcagaggagaggaggaaatgatcTAAAATGTGGCTTCGTTTCATGAAGAAAGATGACAACAGTGCTTATTGTAATATCTGTAAAACCACCATTTCAAGTCAGGGTGGAATAACCAGCAGTCTACTGAACCGTCTTTCTACACAACATAGGCTTAAATTCAAGGAACGCCATGTATTTAAGGCTCCACTCACGAGAGCCACTGCTTCCCAACTGAGCAGCAAGTCTCATCGATTCGTCCCCTGACCACTGTACAGCAAACCATGGACTGAAGTTTTCAAGCATGTTACCCAAGTCGAAGTGGCTGTTTTGCTTTTCACGTTTCTGAACTGCTGCATGGATTATAGTTAGACTATTATCTTTCTGAAGCATTCGGAAACAGTCGGTCATAATTAATCCACAGGAAATGATAAATAATCCTTGTGACTGCGTATATCGTACCATGTGGAATTTGACAGGTCTGacaagcacattttattttttagtctTTACATGGAGTTAAATTGGTTCAACAAGTTTTCCAACAAAAAGTCACAAGTCTGGTTTTAGTGTAGTTAGGGGGAAAGATTAAACTTTTAATTAACAGCACAATTCTTCATATTCTCACCAAGAATTGAATTATAAGACCAAATAAAAAGCTGGATGTACAGTGAAGCTGACAATTTAGCAAGAAGAGTAGAAAGAGGCGGAAACAGCTCGCCTGCTCTGTCCAAGGCTAACAACATCCTCATATTAGCCACCCGATATAAGAATACACATTCaccattttttttatcaattaGAATCTGCCAATAATAAAACATGCgatgagaaaaaatatataaaatctaaaatacatGATACAGAATGATGCTATCATAAACCAGCTAAATTCAGGACACACGTTTATACATGCCATGTCAAGTATATGGTCATcttgctcctcatcctcctcctcttccccctgaCTGTGggaaatacaacagaaaaaatTAGAATGAATTAAATGACTGGTATTAAAATCATTATATCCAGTAATATGCTGCCGTGTGAAAGGACTTACCTGGGTAGTGAATTCCTGACAGTCTCTGGAGGATCTTCTTCCATGGCAGCTTCCTCACTCTCATAATGGGGGAATTGGAAAGGTTGCACAGAACTACAGAACAACagttggacaaaaaaaaaaagacttaaatcTGTAGTATGAAGAGACAATGGTGAGAATATTATGGTGAATTCACACAATGCATGTACAAAGTGTACATTTAATcgatatttttcattttatctcattttaaCCATCTATTTTACTTTGTTTCGATCCTTTTACGTCACATTTATGTATTTCTTAGTGTCTTTATGTCTCATATAAATGCTTTGAATTGCCTCGCTGTGGAAATGTGCCATGCAAACAAATTGGCCTCTCCTAACCTGTAAGGGCCTTGTTCATCATCCGAAGCCGTCCACTCGGCATCCTGGCCAAGCaatgaagaacaaaacaaaacatcacacgTGACATAAAAATGTATGATTTAAGAGCATAGATTTAAATAGATTTTTACTCTGTGCCTAAAACTTAATGGTATAAACCTTACTTGTTGTGAAGAAATGGGGAATGTTATGTCGTCATAGACAACAACACCAGGACATCCATCAGCATTGTCCACACACTCGATGGAAATCTACAATATCATCATCAAATGTGTTATGAAAGTGAAAAGCATCATATAATGTCCTTATTCTGATACCAAACTGCATCCTTTTAACAGCAGACTGTTTAAATTCATGTCAAATTCCTCAGTATGCTAACAGTGCTAATGCTTCAATTAACGGGATCGGATCACCAAGTTAATCGACgtccaaacacaaacagtaacttccCAAACTGCAGTCCTTCCACTTACGTGTACTTACACGTACACCAAATACTTGCACCGGTGTGTTCCTTTCAGCCTATGAGTTTGACTTACATTTTCTCGTTCATTAAAGGCCGCCATGATGTCTCTTCCGTCTTTCACTCAAACAAATGATACGTAGCATCAGCGTGGTTTCATCGACGCCACGTTCGTGTTACGTATTGTATGCGTAATGCATTAATTCATGTTCGGCAATGTTGAGAATGtcaaaatattcagatttagTTTTTCTTACAAACTCAAATATTATTGAGTTTTTAAATAACACtatgaaataaagaaaactaCTTTCTAAATAACGTAACGAAGTTCCAAAAAAACGCGAACTTTGCAGCATAGCTTTCCTTATATGCTGATGACATATCGTTTATCATGCGTTCCCACATGAAGTacataaaactgttttcatcacACTGAAAGCCATAATAAAATGTACCTCTTGAGAAAAGAACGTGGGTTGGgacttttcctctcctcacGTCGTTAAACGCTGGCTCTCCATCTCCACCGACAGAAAAACAGGTAATAAACATCCATCCTCGCTGGTCGGATTAGAGATGTCGATGTGTGTGGGACATCTTTTAGAGATATCTTCAGAGTTATACCATCTGAGATTACTCCACAGCCCAAGAGGCCAGCTCCTTGCCTatggtgaagaagaaaaatgaaagctcACTTCTGTCTTTTCCCCTTTGCATACCACAGATGAGCAAGTTCATCTGTTTCAGTTCTCGGAAGAAACGTGCACAGACATATATGACAGGCAGGCCACCCACAAACTGTTTGGGAGGTGAAAAAaactgctgtggctgctgtgctgAAGGTACATTTTGTTGCGTACACAATAGACTGCCCTGGCTGCTTGCAGTAGACTATTAGAACTGGTACAACCACAAGTGGTCCCTCATCAGGAGGTTATTATCACAGTATgcctttgtgagcacatgaagAAATGATTGACATCACACAATGCAATCTAAAGTTTGGACGTCTGACTGACAGTACGGTACGATGCAGCTGTAAAACACTCACAGCTGATCTGAAAAATGTGCTTATTCAGATCACGTTTTAATGttaaaacaatgacattaaaaacaactgaTTTTTATGTCCTACTGGCCTGTCATGTAAACAGATGTGGGTAATGGTGCATGAAGTGCAGATGGTAGGGACGAGCGCAGTTTCTGCAGGTGAGTAATTTAAGTAGACTTGTCTACGTCCCTCGCAGCACTGTGCACTATAACTATGAACCTGCatgcaaaacagaaatatattgCTATTTAAAAAGCATCTAATTCAtgtaaaatcaacaaaataaaagcatgcaaccAGTTACTGTTGTGCAGAAAGTCATGTGCAGTATATTTGGTGCAGGGTTGGTAGCTAAGGTTATGCTCTGTTATAGATTTGGTTAgagctcgctctctctctctctctcacacacacacacacccaacactGAAACCATCTCAGGATGTtcaaattacattaaaaagcctcattttttaaaattcattataaaacacactgttaaGCTTGGCCTAATGCTAAGCTTAATTTACTTAACTCTTGTGCCTTAGCCTTACACTCACTGTATCTGTTGGAAAAGGTGTACTCTCCTCAACCTGCAGAGTAAAAACCCAGCAGAGTCCCTGCATTTCCAGGAAATGTCATGTTTAAAGTTCATCACACTACTTAATGCTTCTTGCATTTGTACTAAAGGAAATTAATGTCACATTTATGTAGCTGAATTGATGAATGTCCAAAAACATATCTCTCTATATAAGTCCAGAAATTGCTCAGTCTCATATTCCCCTTCATATTTCTTATAAAATATAACATTTAACTCTGTGATATCTG
This window encodes:
- the LOC143336430 gene encoding uncharacterized protein LOC143336430 isoform X3; translated protein: MLRCPGVVVYDDSTFPISSQQDAEWTALDDGQGPSSQEEEEGEEEEQDDCRHLQPSAIKLSIECVDNAYGRPGVIVQEDKTFPISSQEISGAIKCVNESTFSFKLSVQCSGPIQGGNKFTFSHQGANQKTASGDDPRSSVKPNASPNQEEQDTAMEWESTASQSLASSNVAPSVSTTEEETPMEVD
- the mtfr2 gene encoding mitochondrial fission regulator 2: MSLVEDILDVLHVVLEYFGVPPDMLVPVWDSQLCGQYRSIVRMIGTNLPLAPTPRVHFEVPLLTYRPHGYVDPPADTPAVPSFADVLWVFEDEGNSFAKTRNHLPPKKRITVNRDAARYPELALNRVQRGGRPVRQTTDPDALRKITALESELLKLRAQIAMIVTGAPDSGLIKSQNAPGSPLMSPPPPPTLTSTPRCAAPPPPPPPPPPPPPPCPDSSTQTSSVIELIRQRRKDEKDLDKGQLKLQKVKGIPSMLDVLKNLNQVKLRSVQRSPGGTPVRRRRSKGGAALPSDPAALIAEALKRKFAQHRHNTSSDKENSRELSPFGSPETPKVPVHTRRSQGRLHL
- the LOC143336430 gene encoding uncharacterized protein LOC143336430 isoform X1; translated protein: MASFDDTDPCLSTEWKMLRCPGVVVYDDSTFPISSQQDAEWTALDDGQGPSSQEEEEGEEEEQDDCRHLQPSAIKLSIECVDNAYGRPGVIVQEDKTFPISSQEISGAIKCVNESTFSFKLSVQCSGPIQGGNKFTFSHQGANQKTASGDDPRSSVKPNASPNQEEQDTAMEWESTASQSLASSNVAPSVSTTEEETPMEVD
- the LOC143336430 gene encoding uncharacterized protein LOC143336430 isoform X2 — protein: MASFDDTDPCLSTEWKMLRCPGVVVYDDSTFPISSQQDAEWTALDDGQGPSSQEEEEGEEEEQDDCRHLQPSAIKLSIECVDNAYGRPGVIVQEDKTFPISSQEISGAIKCVNESTFSFKLSVQCSGPIQGGNKFTFSHQGANQKTASGDDPRSSVKPNASPNQEEQDTAMEWESTASQSLASNVAPSVSTTEEETPMEVD